In Lysobacter lycopersici, a genomic segment contains:
- a CDS encoding DNA cytosine methyltransferase has protein sequence MSNTELESYAIKNGRVTRDLRLGDDVWRSEIDNLADDGAGGHAAWWQSFLRGAQIRSEGSSDLPPIRTVDAFCGCGGLTLGAAQAILAAGRKFEAVAAIDVDEGGLQVHRANFGTKHILHTSASSLVDFHVSGIASDARFAYEPEIIDEALVGEVGKIDLFLAGPPCQGHSNLNNRTRREDPRNLLYLTAVALAIGLKARMVVIENVPDVVNDKSGVVVSAKALLKACGYKFIDSGVLAANDMGWAQTRKRYFLIAAKVAPRKHSLTLNAVSAGLKRDALNLGWAIGDLMREKAADSSTSVMDTVPALSEENRSRISWLFANDKHELPNHERPDCHKDGHSYPSVYGRMFWEKPAQTITTGFLTPGRGRYIHPLQPRVITPHEAARIQAFPDSFRFVVNGHDPARAAISKWIGDAVPPVLGYAAMLPLLALENTSQRTWIG, from the coding sequence ATGAGTAACACCGAGCTAGAAAGTTACGCCATTAAGAATGGTCGCGTCACGCGCGATCTAAGGCTGGGTGATGATGTATGGCGATCCGAAATTGACAATCTTGCCGACGATGGCGCAGGCGGTCACGCTGCATGGTGGCAGAGCTTTCTTAGAGGCGCTCAAATCAGATCAGAGGGGTCGTCGGACCTGCCGCCGATACGAACCGTCGACGCGTTCTGCGGCTGCGGAGGGCTGACGCTGGGCGCGGCTCAAGCTATCTTGGCGGCGGGTCGGAAATTCGAAGCTGTTGCGGCCATAGATGTCGACGAAGGTGGGTTGCAAGTTCACCGCGCCAACTTTGGAACGAAGCACATACTTCACACCAGCGCGTCCAGCCTGGTGGACTTTCATGTCAGTGGGATCGCGAGCGATGCTCGCTTTGCCTACGAGCCAGAAATAATCGATGAGGCGCTTGTTGGCGAAGTCGGGAAAATCGACCTTTTCTTGGCTGGGCCACCCTGTCAGGGACACTCGAATCTCAACAACAGAACCCGGCGAGAGGACCCTCGCAACCTTCTCTACCTGACTGCGGTCGCGCTTGCGATCGGGCTCAAGGCGCGCATGGTCGTAATCGAGAACGTGCCGGACGTCGTAAATGATAAGAGCGGTGTCGTCGTTTCGGCCAAGGCGCTACTAAAGGCGTGTGGCTACAAGTTCATCGACAGTGGCGTGCTTGCTGCCAATGACATGGGCTGGGCCCAGACGCGCAAACGCTATTTCCTAATCGCTGCAAAGGTAGCCCCACGCAAGCATTCACTGACGCTCAATGCTGTATCCGCAGGGTTGAAGAGGGACGCGTTGAATCTTGGGTGGGCAATCGGTGACTTGATGCGCGAGAAGGCAGCGGATTCTAGTACGAGTGTTATGGATACGGTGCCGGCGCTTTCCGAGGAGAATCGCTCGCGGATAAGTTGGCTTTTCGCGAATGACAAGCACGAGCTTCCAAATCATGAGCGGCCGGATTGCCACAAGGATGGCCATTCATATCCCTCCGTGTATGGGCGGATGTTTTGGGAGAAACCTGCCCAAACCATCACAACCGGCTTCTTGACGCCCGGGCGCGGCCGATATATTCATCCTCTCCAGCCACGTGTTATCACTCCCCATGAGGCTGCAAGAATCCAAGCATTCCCAGATAGCTTCCGCTTTGTCGTAAATGGCCATGATCCTGCGAGAGCCGCGATCTCAAAGTGGATCGGAGACGCTGTTCCTCCGGTGCTTGGATATGCCGCGATGCTTCCACTACTTGCACTAGAAAATACGAGTCAGCGCACTTGGATCGGGTGA
- a CDS encoding DUF6339 family protein, translated as MRYPILTTTDASIFFINKRAGTPVELDRLVKTRGEGPEICQKFVNELVAELASIKSRFPEGLKSAKSANAFEALAARTIHSRVAVGVDILADPDFWLWLAAVHFSDIVEWRYGNPKGGTGAANYGVGARSENLLYRLWLRAELVLDEEATDRYHLCDHGQIDFYRSHLFRQGYANARNFARALIRFQYPDKADATQPFLKVDQIRELVKRLRRLRTNLFMEILDEVECRKVIDEEIDRVPEAA; from the coding sequence ATGCGCTATCCCATCCTTACAACCACGGATGCTTCGATCTTCTTCATCAACAAGCGGGCCGGAACGCCAGTCGAACTGGATCGCCTGGTGAAAACGCGTGGGGAAGGTCCCGAGATTTGCCAGAAATTCGTGAACGAACTGGTAGCGGAATTGGCCAGCATCAAGTCCCGGTTTCCAGAGGGCCTCAAGAGTGCGAAGAGCGCGAACGCGTTCGAAGCCCTTGCCGCCCGTACGATCCATTCCCGGGTCGCCGTGGGAGTGGATATCCTCGCCGACCCCGACTTTTGGCTCTGGCTGGCTGCTGTCCACTTTTCTGACATCGTGGAGTGGAGATATGGCAATCCAAAGGGTGGAACAGGCGCTGCAAACTACGGCGTAGGTGCCAGGTCCGAGAATCTTCTATACCGACTCTGGCTTCGCGCCGAACTCGTGCTCGACGAAGAGGCCACCGATCGATATCATCTATGCGATCACGGCCAAATCGACTTTTATCGGAGTCACCTTTTCCGACAGGGCTACGCGAATGCAAGAAACTTCGCACGTGCCCTAATACGGTTTCAGTACCCCGATAAGGCTGATGCTACCCAGCCCTTCTTGAAGGTCGATCAGATTCGGGAGCTGGTCAAGCGACTCCGGCGTTTGAGAACAAATTTATTCATGGAGATTCTTGATGAAGTTGAGTGTCGAAAGGTCATTGACGAAGAAATCGACAGAGTCCCGGAAGCGGCATGA